The following are from one region of the Granulicella aggregans genome:
- a CDS encoding tyrosine-type recombinase/integrase, with protein sequence MTPDGFTGYATSGCNPLFTTAGMNKQAALDHILKDATPTSSIMTGKTALRSSKVLSLRWSDVLWEEGQIRISKRWAKGEDGDTKTEASNGHVPMHPVLAEYLRDWHIITPHGRDTDFVFPSLRAFGKVPLSSSIFVNDHLRPAAISAGVAITKGQRFGTHNLRHSLSTCLVNQGKVAPKTVRGMLRHANVKTTLNLYMQDDRDEKQAAQGAYLSAVGLGSRLVQ encoded by the coding sequence ATGACACCGGACGGTTTTACCGGCTATGCCACTTCCGGATGCAACCCGCTTTTCACCACCGCGGGGATGAACAAGCAAGCCGCTCTCGACCACATCCTCAAGGACGCTACACCGACCTCGTCCATCATGACCGGCAAAACGGCGCTTCGGTCTTCCAAGGTTTTGTCGCTTCGCTGGTCCGACGTGCTTTGGGAAGAGGGACAGATCCGGATATCGAAGCGCTGGGCGAAGGGTGAAGACGGCGACACCAAGACAGAGGCTTCAAACGGGCATGTACCGATGCATCCGGTACTGGCTGAGTATCTGAGGGACTGGCACATCATCACGCCCCATGGACGAGATACGGACTTCGTATTCCCGTCACTGAGGGCATTCGGGAAAGTGCCGCTCTCTTCATCCATTTTCGTCAACGACCATCTGCGACCGGCAGCCATATCCGCCGGAGTGGCGATCACGAAGGGCCAGCGCTTTGGAACCCACAACCTGAGACACAGCCTTTCCACGTGTCTAGTGAATCAGGGTAAGGTCGCTCCAAAGACGGTCCGAGGCATGCTGAGGCATGCCAACGTGAAGACCACGCTTAATCTCTATATGCAGGATGACAGGGACGAAAAGCAGGCGGCACAAGGGGCTTACCTAAGCGCGGTAGGGCTTGGAAGTCGTTTAGTGCAGTAA
- a CDS encoding YceI family protein, giving the protein MNRNVGRTIFKRLRNFFGVGALILAGCAGSWISAVAQQPSATTVQTSAETPALPSPGTYTIDPRHSFAYFSAWHHLVGRVPGRFDQVSGTITASPYPAACSVDVTIDVATISTQVSQRDDDLRTDSYFHVKKFLTMTYQGQGIHRVLADLWRMDGPLTVHGVTKVVPLTFKYSGVFSDPRPNQPAGVAFHGTAATSALNSAWGRATMRQKWAT; this is encoded by the coding sequence ATGAACAGGAATGTAGGAAGAACGATCTTCAAGAGACTGCGGAATTTCTTCGGAGTCGGCGCTCTGATTTTGGCAGGTTGCGCGGGGTCTTGGATCTCTGCTGTGGCGCAACAGCCTAGCGCCACAACTGTCCAAACGAGCGCCGAAACTCCAGCGCTTCCATCTCCGGGGACGTACACGATAGATCCGCGTCACAGTTTTGCCTATTTCAGCGCCTGGCACCATCTGGTGGGACGTGTGCCTGGCCGTTTTGACCAGGTTTCAGGGACCATCACCGCATCGCCGTATCCAGCCGCTTGCAGCGTCGACGTCACGATCGATGTTGCTACGATCAGCACGCAGGTCAGCCAACGTGATGACGATCTTCGCACTGACTCCTATTTTCATGTGAAGAAGTTCTTGACAATGACCTATCAAGGCCAGGGCATCCATCGTGTCTTGGCAGATCTCTGGAGGATGGACGGTCCGCTGACCGTGCATGGCGTTACCAAAGTAGTGCCGCTCACCTTCAAATACAGCGGCGTCTTCTCCGATCCAAGACCGAATCAGCCGGCGGGAGTCGCGTTCCATGGAACCGCAGCCACAAGTGCGTTGAATTCGGCATGGGGGCGCGCGACAATGCGGCAGAAGTGGGCGACTTAA